From the Primulina tabacum isolate GXHZ01 chromosome 15, ASM2559414v2, whole genome shotgun sequence genome, one window contains:
- the LOC142527494 gene encoding putative serine/threonine-protein kinase PBL17 isoform X2 has product MDYDTLSQVPYESLLCYTDNFSEENFLGHFQIGKFYHGKIVRNGGVQHVVVKIWEVPVIYSYRPGENELRLLDELTLLRRHTLISHPGLVTLCEYCFDGEHLGVVYELKALDSLYYLIPKDGFTWLQRIKVALRFAILLKFLHAGNPRYKPYIVRNLDAAHILLEEDYNPKLCDFGTITGGIFPDRTKITKVVVRGCYGYIDERAAILGIWSEEQDVFAFGTILLSLISKRVYTEEDRVCKMPNVNEWAWDKYHDNLDNYSLVHESLTAEGDFDPVDGRKITCLGIQCLHDSDYYRPTMKQVVKRLLKLKVVKRHADFLGVNIMHSPRENGYPSQ; this is encoded by the exons ATGGATTACGATACACTTTCACAAGTCCCTTATGAGAGTTTGCTTTGTTATACCGATAACTTTAGTGAGGAAAACTTCCTCGGCCATTTCCAAATCGGAAAATTTTACCATGGAAAAATTGTACGAAATGGTGGGGTCCAACATGTTGTGGTGAAGATATGGGAAGTTCCTGTAATATACAGCTATCGACCTGGAGAAAACGAACTTAGATTATTG GATGAGCTGACTTTACTTCGCCGCCACACGCTAATCAGTCATCCTGGTCTGGTAACATTGTGCGAATACTGCTTTGATGGTGAACATCTTGGTGTTGTTTATGAGCTCAAGGCACTTGATTCTCTCTATTACCTCATTCCAAAAG ATGGTTTTACTTGGCTTCAAAGAATCAAAGTTGCCCTCAGATTTGCTATTCTTCTCAAATTTTTACATGCTGGAAATCCGAGATACAAGCCCTACATTGTTCGCAATCTGGATGCTGCTCATATACTTCTTGAGGAG GACTATAACCCAAAATTATGTGATTTTGGTACGATCACTGGTGGGATATTTCCAGACAGAACAAAGATAACAAAAGTGGTGGTCCGTGGGTGCTATGGTTATATCGATGAACGTGCAGCCATTCTAG GTATATGGTCAGAGGAGCAGGATGTGTTTGCCTTTGGGACTATACTTCTGAGCTTGATATCTAAAAGAGTTTATACTGAAGAAGATAGGGTATGTAAGATGCCAAACGTTAATGAATGGGCTTGGGACAAATATCATGATAACTTGGACAATTACTCACTTGTCCATGAAAGTTTAACGGCTGAAGGTGATTTCGATCCTGTCGACGGGCGTAAAATTACTTGTCTGGGTATACAGTGCCTTCATGATTCTGATTATTACCGACCTACCATGAAGCAAGTTGTGAAGAGATTGCTGAAACTCAAAGTAGTGAAGCGGCATGCAGACTTTCTAGGAGTAAATATAATGCATTCCCCACGAGAAAATGGCTACCCAAGTCAGTAA
- the LOC142527494 gene encoding serine/threonine-protein kinase PBS1-like isoform X3: MQPQYFLFKISGFFYLFKISIISGFSRLRVSYIPCQKSVRVDIMYRSEDLDWKIGEMDYDTLSQVPYESLLCYTDNFSEENFLGHFQIGKFYHGKIVRNGGVQHVVVKIWEVPVIYSYRPGENELRLLDELTLLRRHTLISHPGLVTLCEYCFDGEHLGVVYELKALDSLYYLIPKDGFTWLQRIKVALRFAILLKFLHAGNPRYKPYIVRNLDAAHILLEEDYNPKLCDFGTITGGIFPDRTKITKVVVRGCYGYIDERAAILGMPSLVFLAPLRYMVRGAGCVCLWDYTSELDI; the protein is encoded by the exons ATGCAGCCTCAATATTTTCTATTTAAGATATCAGGATTCTTCtatttgtttaaaatctcaATTATATCTGGTTTTTCCCGATTACGTGTTAGTTATATCCCATGTCAAAAATCTGTCAGAGTCGATATTA TGTACAGAAGTGAAGACTTGGACTGGAAGATTGGCGAAATGGATTACGATACACTTTCACAAGTCCCTTATGAGAGTTTGCTTTGTTATACCGATAACTTTAGTGAGGAAAACTTCCTCGGCCATTTCCAAATCGGAAAATTTTACCATGGAAAAATTGTACGAAATGGTGGGGTCCAACATGTTGTGGTGAAGATATGGGAAGTTCCTGTAATATACAGCTATCGACCTGGAGAAAACGAACTTAGATTATTG GATGAGCTGACTTTACTTCGCCGCCACACGCTAATCAGTCATCCTGGTCTGGTAACATTGTGCGAATACTGCTTTGATGGTGAACATCTTGGTGTTGTTTATGAGCTCAAGGCACTTGATTCTCTCTATTACCTCATTCCAAAAG ATGGTTTTACTTGGCTTCAAAGAATCAAAGTTGCCCTCAGATTTGCTATTCTTCTCAAATTTTTACATGCTGGAAATCCGAGATACAAGCCCTACATTGTTCGCAATCTGGATGCTGCTCATATACTTCTTGAGGAG GACTATAACCCAAAATTATGTGATTTTGGTACGATCACTGGTGGGATATTTCCAGACAGAACAAAGATAACAAAAGTGGTGGTCCGTGGGTGCTATGGTTATATCGATGAACGTGCAGCCATTCTAGGTATGCCATCCCTTGTATTCTTAGCTCCACTGAG GTATATGGTCAGAGGAGCAGGATGTGTTTGCCTTTGGGACTATACTTCTGAGCTTGATATCTAA
- the LOC142527494 gene encoding putative serine/threonine-protein kinase PBL17 isoform X1 encodes MQPQYFLFKISGFFYLFKISIISGFSRLRVSYIPCQKSVRVDIMYRSEDLDWKIGEMDYDTLSQVPYESLLCYTDNFSEENFLGHFQIGKFYHGKIVRNGGVQHVVVKIWEVPVIYSYRPGENELRLLDELTLLRRHTLISHPGLVTLCEYCFDGEHLGVVYELKALDSLYYLIPKDGFTWLQRIKVALRFAILLKFLHAGNPRYKPYIVRNLDAAHILLEEDYNPKLCDFGTITGGIFPDRTKITKVVVRGCYGYIDERAAILGIWSEEQDVFAFGTILLSLISKRVYTEEDRVCKMPNVNEWAWDKYHDNLDNYSLVHESLTAEGDFDPVDGRKITCLGIQCLHDSDYYRPTMKQVVKRLLKLKVVKRHADFLGVNIMHSPRENGYPSQ; translated from the exons ATGCAGCCTCAATATTTTCTATTTAAGATATCAGGATTCTTCtatttgtttaaaatctcaATTATATCTGGTTTTTCCCGATTACGTGTTAGTTATATCCCATGTCAAAAATCTGTCAGAGTCGATATTA TGTACAGAAGTGAAGACTTGGACTGGAAGATTGGCGAAATGGATTACGATACACTTTCACAAGTCCCTTATGAGAGTTTGCTTTGTTATACCGATAACTTTAGTGAGGAAAACTTCCTCGGCCATTTCCAAATCGGAAAATTTTACCATGGAAAAATTGTACGAAATGGTGGGGTCCAACATGTTGTGGTGAAGATATGGGAAGTTCCTGTAATATACAGCTATCGACCTGGAGAAAACGAACTTAGATTATTG GATGAGCTGACTTTACTTCGCCGCCACACGCTAATCAGTCATCCTGGTCTGGTAACATTGTGCGAATACTGCTTTGATGGTGAACATCTTGGTGTTGTTTATGAGCTCAAGGCACTTGATTCTCTCTATTACCTCATTCCAAAAG ATGGTTTTACTTGGCTTCAAAGAATCAAAGTTGCCCTCAGATTTGCTATTCTTCTCAAATTTTTACATGCTGGAAATCCGAGATACAAGCCCTACATTGTTCGCAATCTGGATGCTGCTCATATACTTCTTGAGGAG GACTATAACCCAAAATTATGTGATTTTGGTACGATCACTGGTGGGATATTTCCAGACAGAACAAAGATAACAAAAGTGGTGGTCCGTGGGTGCTATGGTTATATCGATGAACGTGCAGCCATTCTAG GTATATGGTCAGAGGAGCAGGATGTGTTTGCCTTTGGGACTATACTTCTGAGCTTGATATCTAAAAGAGTTTATACTGAAGAAGATAGGGTATGTAAGATGCCAAACGTTAATGAATGGGCTTGGGACAAATATCATGATAACTTGGACAATTACTCACTTGTCCATGAAAGTTTAACGGCTGAAGGTGATTTCGATCCTGTCGACGGGCGTAAAATTACTTGTCTGGGTATACAGTGCCTTCATGATTCTGATTATTACCGACCTACCATGAAGCAAGTTGTGAAGAGATTGCTGAAACTCAAAGTAGTGAAGCGGCATGCAGACTTTCTAGGAGTAAATATAATGCATTCCCCACGAGAAAATGGCTACCCAAGTCAGTAA
- the LOC142525832 gene encoding uncharacterized protein LOC142525832, giving the protein MARTRRTNQGNYHAQGDGGQTSRQADVNNIGPNLITLTPEELKKMMADAVVLAMARKEVSHPVTPPGDKQGDKQGHEQGFEQEQEQGQGRRDNEMVGEDEGSSAGSKSPTVAEELLELRQKMKVLEGQLERRSVARAIPRGCPFSDIIVREPLPGNFKYAKVKDYDGNADPEEHLARFENMAMLHCYTDRIKCKVFLTTLVDSAQRWFEGLTSQSISSFGDFQKVFLHHFSSSKKYKKTAFSLFEVKQNPEESLRAYIRRFNRVALDVPTCATETKTTAFTQGLREGEFFKSLTKKVSGDFEDLLSRAEKYINMEEAQKQKREAVRKEKGDRVSKPEERGQKRGNTGHFSHHVPLKIAREREVQECSRDLAPDHQLSLPEKSGFCSFHKVCHHNTENCKALKGNYVSPSIPGPSNNSQRPRVPPWTSRPPGSSVRGGSMRNIPRIEPSRRKEPEPERKKNSSPATGMIKMILGGSTDGDSNRARKGINRRKCLEVEGAKRNEAIISFGPEDLRGVNLPHNDALVIQARVANYDILRVFVDSGSFVNVIFKDAFVQMDLQGYHLEAVETALFSFAGHMVYPEGEIMLPLTLGFQDLKRTVMTSFTVVDSPSSYNIILGRPAMNELRAVASTYHQKIKFPVGARVGEVRGDQPSFRKCYVEAVQADQSRTRKEGKKARVDGERTMGRGEVHFVAEEEQEVIEIGPGQQIRVARDLSISTRVSLINCLKTNIRVFAWSQQDLTGISPLIAEHQLNILPGSHPVKQKMRHFGPEKDKVIDAQIKELLKAGHIREIQFPTWLSNVVLVPKSTGRWRMCVDFRDLNKACPKDHYPLPRIDQLVDSTSGYELLSFMDAYQGYHQIPLTKNDQDKVSFITSRGATYQRLMDKIFEKQLGRNVEVYVDDILSKSQEGASFVSDLEETFATLIHYGIELNPVKCIFGVKSGKFLGFIVTDRGIEVNQEKVKSVLSMPSPRSFKEVQKLTGRITSLSRFISRSAHRSYPFFQVLRKAQQFGWDEKCEQAFQDLKIHLAGLPVLVKPEPGEKLYVYLSTTEYAVSSVLIKEEGTDQKPVYYVSHALRGPELRYSEVEKIVLALVMTA; this is encoded by the exons atggctcgtacGAGAAGAACCAACCAGGGTAATTATCACGCCCAGGGTGATGGGGGACAAACTTCAAGACAAGCTGATGTTAATAACATTGGACCAAACCTCATTACCCTGACCCCTGAAGAGTTAAAGAAAATGATGGCCGATGCCGTCGTGCTAGCTATGGCCAGGAAGGAGGTCTCTCACCCTGTCACACCACCCGGTGATAAACAGGGTGATAAACAGGGACATGAGCAAGGATTtgagcaggagcaggagcaggGGCAGGGGAGGAGGGATAACGAGATGGTAGGAGAAGACGAAGGATCCAGCGCTGGGTCCAAATCTCCTACCGTGGCAGAGGAATTGTTGGAATTAAGGCAGAAGATGAAGGTCTTGGAAGGACAGTTGGAAAGACGGAGCGTTGCCCGGGCAATCCCGAGAGGATGCCCGTTTTCTGATATCATCGTCCGGGAGCCTCTTCCTGGAAATTTCAAATATGCGaaggtgaaagactatgatggcAATGCAGACCCGGAGGAACACCTGGCCAGGTTTGAAAACATGGCCATGTTGCATTGTTACACTGATAGAATCAAGTGCAAGGTGTTCCTAACAACACTGGTGGATTCAGCTCAGAGGTGGTTCGAAGGCTTGACTTCCCAAAGTATCAGTTCCTTTGGAGACTTCCAGAAGGTGTTTTTACACCATTTTAGCAGCAGTAAAAAGTACaaaaagactgcttttagtcttTTTGAAGTTAAGCAGAACCCAGAAGAGAGTTTAAGGGCCTATATCAGAAGATTCAACAGAGTGGCCCTAGACGTCCCTACTTGTGCCACTGAAACAAAGACTACTGCATTCACCCAGGGTTTGAGAGAGGGTGAATTCTTCAAGTCACTGACTAAGAAGGTGTCGGGAGATTTCGAGGATCTATTGTCGCGagcagaaaaatatatcaatatggAGGAGGCCCAGAAACAGAAGAGGGAGGCTGTGAGAAAGGAAAAAGGAGACCGGGTGTCTAAGCCCGAGGAGAGGGGACAGAAAAGAGGCAATACAGGGCACTTTTCTCACCACGTGCCTCTGAAAATTGCTCGGGAGAGGGAAGTGCAGGAGTGCAGCAGAGATTTGGCCCCGGATCATCAGTTATCCCTGCCAGAAAAGAGTGGATTTTGCTCTTTTCACAAAGTGTGCCACCATAACACTGAAAACTGCAAGGCACTAAAGGGGAATTATGTCTCACCCTCCATCCCGGGACCCAGTAACAATAGCCAGAGGCCGAGAGTGCCACCTTGGACATCTCGGCCACCAGGATCCAGCGTCCGAGGAGGAAGTATGAGGAATATCCCGAGGATTGAGCCCAGTAGAAGAAAGGAGCCTGAGCCCGAGAGAAAAAAGAATTCGTCCCCTGCCACAggaatgatcaaaatgatattaggaggctctactgatggagactccaaCCGGGCAAGGAAGGGGATAAACAGGAGGAAATGTTTGGAGGTAGAGGGAGCAAAAAGGAATGAGGCGATTATTAGTTTTGGCCCGGAAGATTTGAGAGGGGTGAATCTGCCCCACAACGACGCCCTGGTGATCCAAGCCCGAGTGGCGAATTATGATATTCTACGGGTCTTTGTGGACTCAGGCAGCTttgtaaatgtaatttttaaagatgcctttgtacagatggatttgcagggcTACCACCTAGAGGCTGTGGAGACTGCCCTCTTTAGTTTTGCTGGCCATATGGTTTACCCGGAAGGGGAGATCATGTTGCCATTAACCTTGGGTTTTCAGGATCTTAAGAGGACGGTGATGACTTCATTCACCGTAGTGGATTCCCcgtcatcatataatatcattttgggGAGACCGGCTATGAACGAATTGAGAGCCGTAGCATCCACATAccaccaaaagataaaatttccaGTAGGAGCTCGGGTGGGAGAAGTCCGAGGAGATCAGCCATCCTTTCGGAAATGCTATGTGGAGGCAGTCCAGGCTGATCAGAGTAGAACAAGGAAGGAAGGAAAGAAGGCAAGGGTGGACGGGGAAAGAACGATGGGGAGAGGAGAGGTGCATTTTGTGGCAGAAGAAGAACAAGAAGTAATAGAAATCGGACCAGGCCAACAAATCCGGGTGGCCCGAGATCTCAGTATATCCACTCGTGTTAGTCTGattaattgtttaaaaactaatattcgTGTGTTTGCTTGGTCCCAACAAGATTTGACAGGGATTTCTCCCTTGATAGCAGAACACCAATTGAACATCCTCCCGGGATCTCACCCAGTAAAACAAAAAATGAGGCACTTTGGCCCTGAAAAGGACAAAGTGATTGATGCGCAAATTAAGGAGCTTCTGAAAGCTGGCCACATTCGGGAAATTCAATTCCCCACATGGCTTTCGAATGTGGTCTTGGTACCCAAATCTACCGGGAGGTGGCGCATGTGTGTAGACTTCCGCGATCTCAACAAGGCGTGCCCCAAAGATCATTATCCTCTGCCCAGGATTGATCAGCTGGTGGATTCCACCTCGGGCTATGAATTGCTAAGTTTCATGGATGCATATCAGGGGTACCATCAAATCCCCCTGACTAAAAATGATCAAGACAAAGTCAGCTTCATCACCTCGAgag gggctaCTTACCAGCGTCTGATGGATAAAATCTTTGAGAAGCAGCTGGGACGGAATGTGGaagtctatgtggatgatattctaTCCAAATCCCAGGAGGGTGCCAGCTTTGTTAGTGATCTAGAAGAAACTTTTGCCACTCTCATACATTATGGAATCGAGCTTAATCCTGTCAAGTGTATTTTTGGCGTAAAGAGTGGCAAATTCTTGGGATTCATTGTGACAGACCGAGGGATCGAGGTGAATCAAGAGAAAGTCAAATCTGTGCTAAGCATGCCATCTCCCCGATCTTTCAAGGAGGTACAAAAGCTAACTGGGAGAATTACTTCCCTTTCCAGATTTATTTCCCGATCAGCACATCGGAGTTATCCTTTTTTTCAAGTCTTAAGGAAGGCCCAGCAATTCGGATGGGATGAGAAATGTGAACAGGCTTTCCAGGACTTGAAAATTCATCTTGCCGGGCTCCCTGTGTTGGTGAAACCAGAACCCGGGGAAAAATTATATGTCTACCTGTCCACTACAGAGTATGCTGTCAGCTCTGTTCTGATAAAAGAGGAAGGAACTGATCAAAAGCCTGTCTAttatgtcagccatgctctGAGGGGGCCCGAGCTCCGGTATAGCGAAGTGGAGAAAATTGTTTTGGCCCTGGTCATGACAGCCTGA